From Topomyia yanbarensis strain Yona2022 chromosome 1, ASM3024719v1, whole genome shotgun sequence, one genomic window encodes:
- the LOC131696275 gene encoding uncharacterized protein LOC131696275, translating to MINVLNSFLTERSFQVNVEGYLSPAHPLENGVPQGSVLSVTLFLVAIQPIFRVVPNTVKILLYADDILLVVWGKKDQPLYRKLHPNARRAPSQAITLDRVAIPTETRLKILGVTLDRSLNFAAHCKLTKKACESRLRILKMIGAKLPRGQRLSLLRIGSAIITSRLLYGIGIVSRGGDAVIKTLAPAYNKMIRYASEAYVTSPIIAIMAEAGTLPLDLLILQTVAQLAIRILGNSRENADLPLVCRASERLTEIVGTPLPNIYTRTRLSDRKWYDRTPQILWEIKKRVKAGDPSGIVRPVVQELLTNHLSRSTIVYTDGSKDDTAVGAGVFGEHFQQSLGLPQQCSVFSAEAFAIKTALTTFNTVSDLVIMSDSASCLSAIEAGTSQHPWIQEIENLLRNRSIKLCWIPGHAGIRGNEEADRLAGEARNIAPLVISVPGADAVKHIKTAIRNQWYRRWSAFTEVKLREVKFDTVKWTDRENSAEQRVLTRLRIGHTRLTHDFLLKKTSPPVCDCCGIVVDVRHVILHCRKYDDVRRKHDIKSTSLRVALRNDRKNEESIVKFLKETNLFKLL from the exons ATGATCAACGTGTTGAACAGCTTCCTGACAGAAAGATCGTTCCAGGTTAATGTAGAGGGTTACTTATCGCCAGCGCATCCGCTGGAAAACGGTGTGCCACAAGGCTCAGTGCTCTCGGTTACGCTGTTTCTCGTGGCCATTCAACCCATCTTTCGCGTGGTTCCGAACACTGTGAAGATCTTGTTGTACGCCGACGATATCCTACTCGTAGTTTGGGGGAAGAAAGACCAGCCGCTTTATCGAAAGCTTCA CCCTAATGCCCGTCGTGCACCCAGTCAAGCAATCACGTTAGATCGAGTTGCTATACCGACAGAAACACGCCTGAAAATTCTCGGCGTTACCCTCGATCGATCACTCAACTTCGCAGCGCACTGCAAATTGACGAAGAAGGCATGCGAATCTAGGCTGCGCATCCTgaagatgatcggtgccaaACTTCCCCGTGGTCAACGCTTATCTTTACTGCGAATTGGATCCGCAATTATTACTTCGCGACTTTTGTACGGTATAGGAATCGTTAGTAGGGGTGGAGATGCTGTCATCAAAACCCTGGCACCCGCATACAACAAGATGATCAGATATGCATCTGAAGCATACGTCACCAGTCCGATCATAGCCATTATGGCTGAAGCAGGTACTCTACCGTTAGATCTTCTCATTCTCCAAACTGTAGCCCAATTAGCCATCAGAATATTGGGAAACAGCAGGGAGAATGCTGACCTTCCCCTGGTTTGCCGAGCTTCCGAACGTTTGACAGAAATAGTCGGAACTCCTCTCCCAAACATCTACACCCGAACGCGACTATCTGATCGAAAGTGGTACGACCGCACACCCCAGATCCTTTGGGAAATCAAGAAGCGCGTAAAAGCTGGAGACCCCTCTGGTATTGTTCGTCCAGTTGTTCAAGAGCTCCTGACAAATCATCTCAGCCGTTCAACAATCGTCTACACAGATGGCTCGAAAGACGATACCGCAGTAGGCGCCGGAGTTTTTGGAGAACACTTCCAACAGTCACTTGGTCTTCCACAGCAATGCAGTGTCTTCTCGGCAGAGGcattcgcaataaaaacagCGCTAACAACATTTAACACGGTCAGCGACTTAGTAATAATGTCCGATTCGGCCAGCTGTTTATCGGCAATCGAAGCCGGCACATCCCAGCACCCGTGGATCCAGGAAATTGAAAACCTGCTACGAAATCGTTCAATCAAGCTTTGCTGGATTCCAGGTCACGCTGGCATCCGTGGCAACGAGGAGGCAGACAGACTCGCTGGAGAAGCGAGGAACATTGCTCCGTTAGTTATATCTGTTCCGGGGGCAGACGCCGTCAAGCATATAAAAACAGCTATCCGAAACCAATGGTACCGTCGGTGGTCAGCGTTCACTGAAGTAAAACTTCGTGAAGTTAAATTCGACACAGtgaagtggactgaccgcgagaattcggccGAACAGCGAGTTCTTACCCGGCTTCGAATAGGGCATACTCGGCTAACACACGACTTTCTGCTAAAGAAAACTTCACCACCAGTGTGCGACTGCTGTGGGATCGTTGTAGATGTCCGCCATGTGATCCTCCACTGCAGAAAGTACGACGACGTTAGAAGGAAGCACGACATCAAGTCGACTAGTCTGCGAGTGGCTCTGCGCAACGACAGGAAAAATGAGGAGAGTATAGTAAAATTCCTTAAGGAAACTAACCTATTTAAATTGCTATAA